The genome window GAAACATTATCAAAGAAAGGCACACCATACAAAAGACGACCATATAAAAAAGCACCCAAATGGAAACGAGATTTGAATATCAATTAATCGGGGTGGTTAAAGACCACATATTCCCATTTCCCAATGATTATAAAAGCATAATCCAATGAAaccacatttttcttttcaataaccTTTTAATCGAAACTTCGCCAAGCTGTAATGCAACAAATTTAGAGGCCCACAATTGTGAGTGGGCAATGTAGTGAGTAGTAAGTAGTGACCAAGTTCTTAACATATTCACTATATGTTAAACATAGAAAAGGTAAAGAGTTGAAATCAGCAATATTAAAGCTTCACACATTCCATGTGGAGGTCAGAAATGTCATTCTAAAGTGGTTACAttttgaaaaacagaaaaagcTAATGTAAAGAGAAGGACGAGTAAAGTAGAGGCTTATGTTATGATTTATGACCTCCATACATGCATTTCATTTCTTACTAACTAAGGTTGGCAGTGGTAGAAACGTAAAATGAAACAGAAAACAGGCCatgaacaaaacacaaaatccCTCCAATGGACAGAAAATGATGGTGTGTGAAACCACAGGAAGCCCTTGACTTGCGGTTTGACAAAGTCCCTATCACCAGCATGGACAATCCCACGGCAAATATAATCCTGATcaatcacaaaaacaaaaaaacaatcaaGCCAAAGTACTATTCACACAATCAAGTCCAGGCTTAATTAATTAAGACATACCAAGTGAAAATGAGGCAAGCCACTGAGAGTTGCCTACTTGGGGAAGCCTTTTCGAGCTCTTCTTGAGAACAAATGCAGTTACACCCACCAAGCAAGTTGGCTATAACATGGGCTAGACCCAGAAGTGCTGCTGCACCAAAACCCAGCTTGAAAGCCTGCTCACTTGGGTCTTTACACTCGAATATCCATAGCCTTAAGTGCTTGACctgttgaaattttttgagttacaacataaaaaataaaaataaaaataaaaataaaaataaaaaaaaatttaaaaaaatactaaaataaaaatacaaagttttCTGCTTAGGAAATAAATGGCATACCttgttttgttcaatttcaGCTTCAATGCCTAGGATCCCGGCCATGACATCCATTGCCACTATCAATACACAAATAAAAGCACCTACTATCTTGGccatttttttgggggaaaataTGGAGCAATTGAAAAGAACAAAttctctctctagtctctactATGTTTTAGATGAGAAGGAACGTCTGAACAAAGTTTAAGGGGTTTTAAAGAGTAGAAAAGTGTGTAGAATGGGCATTAGCTGGGGATAAGCGGGTAAAAGCTTCTTTTGTCTACGCACTTTATGTTGCTTTTGTGACttctttctccttctttttcttcagtcTTGGATTCCTTTGATGGGGGAAGAAGGAAAGTAGGGTATAACCCAGCTCATTGGGGAGCGTGCCTAGGCATCTATGATCTAATCAAATGACCAAACGGTGGCAAGTCACTGTGATTCTTTGACTTTTAATATGGATTTGCAAATCACTGATAATAAAGTCACATTATCCTtctatttgtgtttttcccccGTCATTCCTCTTTTTCTAAATTTGATCATGGCAGTCCCaacctaaattttaggattttaaaATCCCTCAGCTGTGTCTTGAATTTTATGATCATGATCATGGTGAATATAtccaagaatttttttgtttaaaacaaaagaagaaaagaacacCATGATCATGGTTAATATATCCAAGTATAAAAAGGCAATAGAGTTCTAAAATGTTTGGGTAacatttagttaatttttttgtttaaaacaaaagaagaaaagaacacCTCCCTATAAAAAGGCAATAGAGTTCTAAAATGTTTGGGTAacatttagttaatttttttgtttaaaacaaaagaagaaaagaacacCTCCCTTACTAAACTATTGTTTCATAAAACCTCAAAGTACCTTTAGGAAGTATCTTATCTCCCGGAGGGAAGAATTGTCATTCTAAGTGgttaaatctatatatatatatatatatatatatatacctttactaaatttttgtttcataaaaCCTCAAAAAGACATCATTATTTGTGTTTTGAAATTATCTTCTTGTAATTTTTAGTCTTCTTAGGACTATACTCTAAAAGCCAATGGTTCATTAGTAAGATACacctttagttatttttatgttCCTATTTTGATCCTCCAAAAAGTAGGGGAAACCAATTCGACAGATCTTCAACATAAGCCTTCATATTATAGTAAGAATGTCAGAATAGCCAACAATACAAAGTGGGTTAAATGAGCTTTGTGAAACATACAACTATACAAGCAAATTATATTACTGTTGAgtgatcttttcttttcttttccttttgtgaTGGGTTTGATACCTTGATTAATCtttcaacaattaaaatttCGGTTTCCTCATAAGTTGTAACGCATGATGAGGGGTCAATGTCATTTGTGTGAGAAGCCACTAGCAGTCTAGCACATTGGCAGATCTGGCTTggttaaaagggaaaaaaatgtcCTCTTCTTGGGCTTGTAATAAATATCATATAAAAAGTCCTAAAAGACAAAGCTCAAAACGTGTGTGCACCCTGTCTATACAACATTGAACCCAGAGTTTTCTTCACTATGTACCGCCTTTTCAGACCTGTTCACATAAGCATAGGTTTGAAAATGGGGTTTCCTGATtctcaaaagagaaagaaaatagtttttttttttttttataaaatttagatacaaaattagttgtaatttaaaactacaaacttacttaataaaataaatattactacatattttgaaaatttaaccgttgaattacatcttctttacactcttaatacacatgttaaattttgtatcaatcaaatattatttact of Quercus lobata isolate SW786 chromosome 8, ValleyOak3.0 Primary Assembly, whole genome shotgun sequence contains these proteins:
- the LOC115958096 gene encoding uncharacterized protein LOC115958096 encodes the protein MAKIVGAFICVLIVAMDVMAGILGIEAEIEQNKVKHLRLWIFECKDPSEQAFKLGFGAAALLGLAHVIANLLGGCNCICSQEELEKASPSRQLSVACLIFTWIIFAVGLSMLVIGTLSNRKSRASCGFTHHHFLSIGGILCFVHGLFSVSFYVSTTANLS